The following coding sequences are from one Thermostaphylospora chromogena window:
- a CDS encoding type I polyketide synthase, with translation MTRIAIVGMACRYPDAVSPAELWENAVAGRRAFRRLPDERMRLEDYWDPDPAAPDRFYAKTAAVIEGYTFDRMAHRIAGSTYRSTDLTHWLALDMAGRALADAGFPDGNGLPKDRTGVVVGNTLTGEFSRANALRLRWPYVRRTLAAALKDAGWDDDRLAEFLAGYEAVYKSPFPPVDEDTLAGGLSNTIAGRICNHFDLNGGGYTVDGACSSSLLAVVTASRALADHEVDVAIAGGVDLSIDPFEVIGFAKTGALAKSDFRLYDRHSNGFWPGEGCGIVVLMREEDALAAGHRIYATVAGWGVSSDGRGGITRPEVSGYLLALRRAYEKAGFGIDTVGLFEGHGTGTALGDATELTALSRARAEAGAATPAAVGSIKGMIGHTKAAAGVAGLIKAAMAVHEQVLPPTIGCVDPHPVLAEEPAMLRVLRTAEPWPEGVPLRAGVTAMGFGGINTHVVLEHTAPRRRMSRRTRMLASSVQDAELLLMDGASWDEVRELVAELRDFVPKLSYAQLADLAATLRDRLRDLPCRAAVVVTSPDDAERRLAEVLAALESGQTRLFSPDGRTFLGRATARPRIGYLFPGQGSGRGTGGGALRRRFAEVDEVYVKAALPAAGDTVATSVAQPRIVTGSLAGLRALSLIGVEADVAVGHSLGELTALHWAGAMDEDALLRVAAERGRAMTEHSSSGTMAGLRAAPETARELIGTRPVVIAGYNAPNQTVVAGPVEAVEEVGRAAEQAGVIWTRLKVSHAFHSPLVAPAADVLAEYLRRERFGRIGRRVVSTVTGAELAPDTDVVALLHRQITAPVRFAEAVKAAAENLDLLVEVGPGRVLSGLAAELTEVPVVAVDTDSESLTAFLGVAGAAHVTGVAIEHGELFHGRLIRPLEIGAEFSFFASPAEQAPQVRIKDVKGAADVRDAGSDAARPAAPERRPADGEDESAVELLRRLAAERAELPLDMVTPDSRPLDELHLSSVTVMHIIDHAAQRLGVPAGQAPANLATATLRELGEALDQLTAEPRGQAARGVAGAAPWVRAFAVDLDELPRPDRVRPGPGGPWEVFAAAGSSLAQPLREALAREKLGPGVLVCLPSECAEEDLEQALLGAKAALANGPGTRFVLVQHGRGAAGLAKTLHLETGLPTTVVHAPELPEAVAWITAEVAATTEFTEVCYDADGVRRVPTLRALPVRPAREQEPLTADDVLLVTGGGKGITAECALAMAGGARLAVLGRSDPDRDPELAANLKRMAEAGLTVHYVRADVTDAERVRQAVAEAERVLGPVTAVLHGAGRNEPEGIAGLGMDDFRRTFAPKVDGLRNVLAAVEPGRLRLLVTLGSIIGRAGLHGEAHYATANEWLADLTREVGERHPGCRTLCVEWSVWSEVGMGERLSVVDRLTDQGITPIPAAEGVEIMRRLVRDPDVPGVVVVSGRTEGIHTVRRDLPELPLLRFVGTPLIRYHGVELVSEVEVNPGTDPYLSDHLLDGNLLVPAVLGMEAMAQVAHAVTGRDETPVIERAEFVRPIIVPPDGSTRLRIAATVTDDDTVAVAVRSEQTGFDVDHFTAVLRLTGERAPAGPPEQVADDVPAVELDPDTQMYGDVLFQGKRFHRLRRYHRADARDVDADLRVVEDGDWFAGFLPGELLLGDPGMRDALMHGCQVCVPDATLLPTGIERLHPAGPALAGVREVRYCATERSRDGDTYVYDIAVRTADGEVVERWDGLRLQAVRKKGGHGPWWPPLLGPYLERTLGDLIGAEVAVVVEPGDDSAGTVLRRLATGTAAGRTIARGPGLTLGVAADGVVGCAIVPVETEAAEPRGGLVEAIAAQAAESSATSSARIRAAVACAREAGVVAEEPPTLTRAGTDGWVVLSAAGRPVATLATTVHGVQGLVVVAVLADGGA, from the coding sequence CTTCTACGCCAAGACCGCCGCCGTCATCGAGGGCTACACGTTCGACCGGATGGCCCACAGGATCGCGGGAAGCACCTACCGATCCACCGACCTCACCCACTGGCTCGCGCTGGACATGGCCGGACGGGCACTGGCCGACGCCGGGTTCCCCGACGGGAACGGGCTGCCGAAGGACCGCACGGGCGTGGTCGTGGGCAACACCCTCACCGGGGAGTTCAGCCGGGCGAACGCGCTGCGGCTGCGCTGGCCGTACGTGCGGCGCACGCTCGCTGCGGCCCTGAAGGACGCCGGATGGGACGACGACCGGCTGGCGGAGTTCCTGGCCGGCTACGAGGCCGTCTACAAGAGCCCCTTTCCGCCCGTGGACGAGGACACCCTGGCCGGCGGACTGTCCAACACCATCGCCGGACGCATCTGCAACCACTTCGACCTCAACGGCGGCGGCTACACCGTGGACGGAGCCTGCTCCTCCTCGCTGCTGGCCGTGGTGACGGCCAGCAGGGCGCTGGCCGACCACGAGGTGGACGTGGCGATCGCCGGCGGCGTGGACCTGTCCATCGACCCGTTCGAGGTGATCGGCTTCGCCAAGACCGGCGCCCTGGCCAAGAGCGATTTCCGGCTGTACGACCGGCACTCCAACGGCTTCTGGCCGGGTGAGGGCTGCGGCATCGTCGTCCTGATGCGCGAGGAGGACGCGCTGGCCGCCGGCCACCGGATCTACGCCACCGTCGCCGGCTGGGGCGTCTCCTCCGACGGCCGGGGCGGCATCACCCGCCCCGAGGTGAGCGGCTACCTGCTCGCGCTGCGGCGCGCCTACGAAAAGGCCGGGTTCGGCATCGACACCGTCGGGCTGTTCGAAGGGCACGGGACCGGCACGGCGCTCGGCGACGCGACCGAGCTCACGGCGCTGTCGCGCGCCAGGGCCGAGGCCGGCGCCGCGACGCCCGCGGCCGTCGGCTCCATCAAGGGGATGATCGGCCACACCAAGGCGGCGGCGGGCGTGGCGGGCCTCATCAAGGCGGCCATGGCAGTGCACGAGCAGGTGCTGCCGCCCACCATCGGATGCGTCGACCCGCACCCGGTGCTGGCCGAGGAGCCCGCCATGCTGCGGGTGCTCCGGACCGCCGAACCGTGGCCCGAGGGGGTCCCCCTGCGCGCGGGGGTGACCGCCATGGGCTTCGGCGGCATCAACACGCACGTCGTGCTGGAGCACACCGCCCCCCGGCGGCGCATGTCCCGCCGCACCAGGATGCTCGCCTCCTCGGTCCAGGACGCCGAGCTGCTCCTGATGGACGGCGCCTCCTGGGACGAGGTGCGCGAGCTGGTGGCCGAGCTGCGCGACTTCGTGCCGAAGCTCTCATACGCCCAGCTCGCCGACCTGGCCGCCACGCTGCGCGACCGGCTGCGCGACCTGCCGTGCCGCGCGGCCGTCGTCGTCACCTCCCCTGACGACGCCGAACGCCGGCTCGCCGAGGTGCTGGCCGCCCTGGAGTCCGGGCAGACCCGCCTGTTCAGCCCGGACGGCAGGACCTTCCTGGGCCGGGCGACCGCCCGGCCCAGGATCGGCTACCTCTTCCCCGGCCAGGGCTCGGGCCGCGGAACCGGTGGCGGCGCGCTGCGCAGGCGCTTCGCCGAGGTGGACGAGGTCTACGTCAAGGCCGCCCTGCCGGCCGCCGGCGACACGGTGGCCACCTCGGTCGCCCAGCCCCGCATCGTCACCGGCTCGCTGGCGGGACTGCGCGCACTGTCCCTGATCGGCGTCGAGGCGGACGTGGCGGTCGGGCACAGCCTCGGCGAGCTCACCGCGCTGCACTGGGCCGGCGCCATGGACGAGGACGCCCTGCTGCGGGTCGCCGCCGAACGCGGCCGGGCCATGACCGAGCACAGCTCCTCGGGCACCATGGCCGGCCTGCGGGCCGCCCCCGAGACCGCGCGGGAGCTGATCGGCACGCGGCCCGTGGTGATCGCCGGATACAACGCGCCGAACCAGACCGTCGTGGCCGGTCCAGTCGAGGCGGTCGAGGAGGTCGGCCGAGCGGCCGAGCAGGCCGGGGTGATCTGGACCAGGCTGAAGGTCTCGCACGCCTTCCACTCGCCGCTGGTGGCCCCGGCCGCCGACGTCCTGGCCGAGTACCTGAGAAGGGAGCGGTTCGGCCGGATCGGGCGGCGGGTGGTCTCCACCGTCACCGGAGCCGAGCTGGCCCCCGACACCGACGTCGTCGCGCTGCTGCACCGGCAGATCACCGCCCCGGTGCGGTTCGCCGAGGCGGTGAAGGCGGCGGCCGAGAACCTGGACCTGCTCGTCGAGGTCGGTCCCGGCCGGGTGCTCAGCGGCCTGGCGGCCGAGCTGACCGAGGTGCCCGTCGTGGCCGTGGACACCGACAGCGAGTCGCTGACGGCGTTCCTGGGCGTCGCCGGCGCCGCGCACGTGACGGGTGTCGCGATCGAGCACGGTGAGCTCTTCCACGGCCGGCTGATCCGGCCGCTGGAGATCGGCGCGGAGTTCTCCTTCTTCGCCAGCCCCGCCGAACAGGCGCCGCAGGTGCGGATCAAGGACGTGAAGGGCGCCGCGGACGTCCGGGACGCCGGCTCGGACGCCGCCCGCCCCGCGGCCCCGGAACGGCGACCGGCGGACGGGGAGGACGAGTCCGCCGTCGAGCTGCTGCGCCGCCTGGCGGCCGAACGCGCCGAGCTGCCTTTGGACATGGTGACCCCGGACAGCAGACCGCTCGACGAGCTGCACCTGAGCTCGGTCACCGTGATGCACATCATCGACCACGCCGCGCAGCGGCTCGGCGTACCGGCGGGGCAGGCGCCCGCCAACCTCGCCACGGCGACCCTGCGCGAGCTGGGCGAGGCGCTCGACCAGCTCACGGCCGAGCCGCGCGGCCAGGCCGCACGCGGCGTGGCGGGAGCCGCCCCGTGGGTCCGGGCGTTCGCCGTGGACCTGGACGAGCTGCCCCGGCCCGATCGCGTGCGTCCGGGACCGGGCGGACCGTGGGAGGTGTTCGCGGCCGCCGGTTCGTCCCTCGCCCAGCCGCTCCGCGAGGCCTTGGCGCGGGAGAAGCTCGGCCCCGGCGTGCTGGTGTGCCTGCCGTCCGAGTGCGCGGAGGAGGACCTCGAGCAGGCGCTGCTCGGCGCCAAGGCCGCCCTGGCGAACGGGCCGGGCACCCGGTTCGTCCTCGTCCAGCACGGACGCGGCGCCGCCGGGCTGGCCAAGACGCTCCACCTGGAGACCGGCTTGCCCACCACCGTGGTGCACGCGCCGGAGCTGCCCGAGGCGGTCGCCTGGATAACGGCCGAGGTGGCGGCCACCACCGAGTTCACCGAGGTCTGCTACGACGCCGACGGGGTGCGGCGGGTGCCCACCCTGCGCGCGCTGCCGGTTCGGCCGGCGCGCGAGCAAGAGCCGCTCACCGCCGACGACGTGCTGCTGGTGACCGGAGGCGGCAAGGGCATAACCGCCGAGTGCGCCCTGGCGATGGCCGGCGGCGCCAGGCTCGCGGTGCTCGGCCGGTCCGATCCCGACCGGGACCCGGAGCTCGCCGCCAACCTGAAGCGCATGGCCGAGGCGGGACTGACCGTCCACTACGTCCGGGCCGACGTCACCGACGCCGAGCGGGTACGGCAGGCGGTGGCCGAGGCCGAGCGGGTGCTGGGACCGGTCACCGCGGTGCTGCACGGGGCCGGGCGCAACGAGCCGGAGGGCATCGCCGGGCTCGGCATGGACGACTTCCGCCGCACGTTCGCGCCGAAGGTCGACGGCCTGCGGAACGTGCTGGCGGCGGTGGAGCCGGGACGGCTGCGGCTGCTGGTGACGCTCGGCAGCATCATCGGCCGGGCCGGTCTGCACGGCGAGGCGCACTACGCCACCGCCAACGAGTGGCTGGCCGACCTGACCCGCGAGGTGGGCGAGCGGCACCCCGGCTGCCGGACCCTGTGCGTGGAGTGGTCGGTCTGGTCCGAGGTCGGCATGGGCGAACGGCTGTCGGTCGTGGACCGGCTGACCGACCAGGGCATCACCCCGATCCCGGCGGCCGAGGGCGTGGAGATCATGCGCCGGCTGGTGCGAGACCCCGACGTCCCCGGCGTCGTGGTCGTCAGCGGCCGCACCGAGGGCATTCACACGGTGCGCCGCGACCTGCCGGAGCTGCCGCTGCTCCGCTTCGTCGGCACGCCGCTGATCCGCTACCACGGCGTGGAGCTGGTCAGCGAGGTCGAGGTGAACCCCGGCACCGACCCGTACCTGAGCGACCATCTGCTGGACGGCAACCTGCTGGTCCCCGCCGTGCTCGGCATGGAGGCCATGGCCCAGGTGGCCCACGCCGTCACCGGCCGCGATGAGACGCCGGTCATCGAGCGGGCCGAGTTCGTCCGGCCGATCATCGTGCCGCCGGACGGGAGCACCAGGCTGCGGATCGCGGCGACCGTCACCGACGACGACACGGTGGCGGTGGCGGTCCGCAGCGAGCAGACCGGGTTCGACGTCGACCACTTCACGGCCGTGCTGCGCCTCACCGGCGAGCGCGCGCCCGCGGGGCCGCCCGAGCAGGTGGCGGACGACGTGCCGGCGGTGGAGCTCGACCCGGACACCCAGATGTACGGTGACGTGCTCTTCCAGGGCAAGCGCTTCCACCGGCTGCGCCGCTACCACCGGGCGGACGCCCGCGACGTGGACGCCGACCTGCGGGTGGTGGAGGACGGCGACTGGTTCGCCGGGTTCCTGCCCGGTGAGCTGCTGCTGGGCGATCCCGGCATGCGCGACGCGCTGATGCACGGCTGCCAGGTGTGCGTGCCGGACGCCACGCTGCTGCCGACCGGGATCGAACGGCTCCACCCCGCCGGTCCCGCGCTGGCGGGGGTGCGCGAGGTGCGGTACTGCGCCACCGAGCGCAGCCGGGACGGCGACACCTACGTCTATGACATCGCGGTGCGCACGGCAGACGGCGAGGTCGTCGAGCGCTGGGACGGGTTGCGCCTGCAGGCGGTGCGCAAGAAGGGCGGGCACGGCCCGTGGTGGCCGCCGCTGCTCGGCCCGTACCTGGAGCGGACCCTGGGAGATCTGATCGGAGCCGAGGTCGCGGTCGTCGTCGAGCCGGGGGACGACAGCGCGGGGACGGTCCTGCGCCGTCTGGCCACGGGAACCGCGGCCGGGCGGACGATCGCCCGGGGGCCGGGGTTGACGCTCGGTGTGGCCGCCGACGGCGTCGTCGGCTGCGCGATCGTGCCGGTCGAGACCGAGGCCGCAGAGCCGCGGGGCGGGCTCGTGGAGGCGATCGCCGCGCAGGCGGCGGAGAGCTCGGCCACCTCCTCCGCTCGGATCCGGGCTGCGGTGGCCTGCGCCCGCGAGGCGGGTGTCGTCGCCGAGGAGCCGCCGACGCTCACCCGGGCGGGGACGGACGGCTGGGTGGTCCTGTCCGCGGCCGGCCGGCCGGTGGCCACCCTGGCGACGACCGTGCACGGGGTGCAGGGCCTGGTGGTCGTCGCGGTTCTCGCCGACGGAGGTGCGTGA
- a CDS encoding acyl-CoA thioesterase, translating to MGTYYEYLHTVGFEETNLVGNVYYVNYLRWQGRCREMFLKERAPDVLAELEDDLKLFTLKVDCEFFAEITAFDELSIRMRLMELAQTQLEFGFDYVRINPDGSETLVARGRQRVACMRGPNTKTVPARVPESLVRALEPYVP from the coding sequence ATGGGCACCTATTACGAGTACCTCCACACGGTCGGCTTCGAGGAGACCAACCTCGTGGGGAACGTCTACTACGTCAACTACCTGCGCTGGCAGGGCCGCTGCCGGGAGATGTTCCTCAAGGAGCGGGCGCCGGACGTGCTCGCCGAGCTCGAGGACGACCTCAAGCTGTTCACGCTCAAGGTGGACTGCGAGTTCTTCGCGGAGATCACGGCCTTCGACGAGCTGTCCATCAGGATGCGCCTGATGGAGCTGGCGCAGACGCAGCTGGAGTTCGGCTTCGACTACGTGCGAATCAACCCCGACGGGAGCGAGACCCTCGTCGCCCGGGGCAGGCAACGAGTGGCGTGCATGCGCGGGCCGAACACCAAGACCGTGCCCGCACGGGTTCCCGAATCGCTTGTCCGGGCCCTCGAGCCGTACGTGCCCTAG
- a CDS encoding flavin reductase family protein, producing MQFSSSTSSLDVIDPTALRRAFGTFATGVTVITTGGPVPHAMTANSFTSVSLDPPLILVCISKDAVMHQHLSASRSFGVSVLGAHQEATARHFANRYRALGPAQFADVEVVRGDVTGVPLIAGAAAFMECDVWRVYDGGDHTIFIGRVVSVSRQDDCDGLLVYRGRYSGIAAELREVPT from the coding sequence GTGCAATTCTCCTCATCAACGTCGTCGCTGGACGTCATCGATCCCACGGCGTTGCGCCGCGCGTTCGGGACTTTCGCCACCGGCGTCACCGTGATCACGACGGGCGGCCCCGTCCCCCATGCGATGACGGCCAACTCCTTCACGTCGGTATCGCTCGACCCACCGTTGATCCTGGTCTGCATCAGCAAGGACGCGGTGATGCACCAGCACCTCAGCGCGTCGAGGTCGTTCGGGGTGTCCGTGCTGGGCGCGCACCAGGAGGCCACGGCGCGTCACTTCGCCAACCGCTACCGCGCGCTGGGCCCGGCCCAGTTCGCCGACGTCGAGGTGGTGCGCGGTGACGTCACCGGCGTGCCGCTCATCGCCGGCGCCGCGGCCTTCATGGAGTGCGACGTCTGGCGGGTCTACGACGGAGGCGATCACACGATCTTCATCGGCCGGGTCGTGTCGGTGAGCCGGCAGGACGACTGCGACGGCCTGCTGGTCTACCGGGGCCGCTACTCGGGGATCGCCGCCGAGTTGCGGGAGGTGCCGACATGA
- a CDS encoding cytochrome P450 yields the protein MSMTGTRPSRAARGAVPPGPPPWAAPVLYHRLVTDRLGLLSRAAARYGDAVRLTIGPKTIYLFNHPDHAKHILADHADDYRKGIGLIQARRVLGDGVLTSHGEVWRRQRRTIQPLFQNKRLALLDSVIAEEAGRLVERLRARVGGGPVDLAGEMTALALGVLGRTLLDADLADHPLIGHAFEGVQDQAMFEMVTLSLVPLWLPLPLHLRFRRARRELHRIADRLVAERLRRPTGGDDLLSRLIAASDRAGGRRAARDRLREELITILLAGHETTASTLSWAFHLLDRHPEVRERVRAEAVSVLGDRPPTHQDLHRLTYTTMVLEEVMRLYPPVWALTRVATREDEVGGYRVPAGADVLISPYTLHRHPDYWREPDRFLPERFAPDAPVDRPRYAYIPFGAGPRFCVGSHLGMMEATFVLAMVTRELRLTGLPGRPVVPEPMLSLRVRGGLPMTVSRA from the coding sequence ATGAGCATGACCGGTACCCGCCCCTCGCGCGCCGCGCGGGGGGCGGTGCCCCCCGGCCCTCCCCCCTGGGCCGCGCCCGTCCTCTACCACCGGCTGGTGACCGACCGGCTGGGGCTGCTGTCCCGGGCCGCCGCCCGGTACGGCGACGCGGTGCGGCTCACCATCGGCCCCAAGACGATCTACCTGTTCAACCATCCCGATCACGCCAAGCACATCCTGGCCGACCACGCCGACGACTACCGCAAGGGCATCGGACTGATCCAGGCGCGGCGGGTGCTCGGTGACGGGGTGCTGACCAGCCACGGCGAGGTGTGGCGACGGCAGCGCAGAACCATCCAGCCGCTGTTCCAGAACAAGCGGCTGGCCCTGCTGGACTCGGTCATCGCCGAGGAGGCGGGGCGGCTGGTGGAGCGGCTGCGCGCCCGCGTGGGCGGCGGGCCCGTGGATCTGGCCGGGGAGATGACCGCCCTGGCGCTCGGCGTGCTGGGCCGTACCCTGCTGGACGCGGACCTGGCGGATCATCCCTTGATCGGGCACGCCTTCGAGGGCGTCCAGGATCAGGCGATGTTCGAGATGGTCACGCTGTCCCTGGTGCCGCTGTGGCTGCCGCTGCCGCTGCACCTGCGCTTCCGCCGCGCCCGCAGGGAGCTGCATCGGATCGCCGACCGTCTGGTGGCCGAGCGCCTGCGTCGGCCGACCGGGGGTGATGACCTGCTGTCCCGCCTGATCGCCGCGAGCGACCGGGCGGGCGGCCGGCGCGCCGCCCGCGACCGGCTGCGCGAGGAGCTGATCACCATCCTGCTGGCGGGACACGAGACCACCGCCAGCACGCTGTCGTGGGCCTTCCACCTCCTCGACCGGCACCCGGAGGTGCGCGAGCGGGTGCGCGCGGAGGCCGTCTCCGTCCTGGGTGACCGGCCGCCGACCCATCAGGACCTGCACCGGCTCACCTACACGACGATGGTGCTTGAGGAGGTCATGCGCCTGTACCCCCCGGTGTGGGCGCTGACGCGGGTGGCCACCCGCGAGGACGAGGTGGGCGGCTACCGGGTGCCCGCCGGGGCGGATGTGCTGATCAGCCCGTACACGCTGCACCGGCACCCGGACTACTGGCGGGAACCGGACCGGTTCCTGCCCGAACGGTTCGCTCCCGACGCGCCGGTCGACCGTCCCCGGTACGCCTACATCCCGTTCGGGGCGGGACCGCGCTTCTGCGTGGGGAGTCACCTGGGGATGATGGAGGCGACGTTCGTACTGGCCATGGTCACACGCGAGCTGCGGCTCACCGGCCTGCCGGGACGCCCGGTCGTGCCGGAGCCCATGCTGTCGCTACGGGTGCGCGGCGGTCTGCCGATGACGGTGAGCCGGGCCTGA
- a CDS encoding helix-turn-helix domain-containing protein: protein MDDVIERAVRRVIEEMQKNHGEQLTIDDMARTAMFSKFHFSRVFQRVTGLSPGRFLAAVRLREAKRLLASTSLSITHISHQVGYSSVGTFSSRFTRSVGLSPSKYRQLMSVTEQDLAGARTPASAGPTTTLHGTVTSPLPDRPVFVGLFPGQILEGRPAGYALIRRPGPYIMEGAPQGHWYLIAQSVAESREDAVHHPPDGDGALCISRQPITVGPGGGTLRADIRLKPMSILDPPVLLALRDLLSAWDAEARGR, encoded by the coding sequence ATGGACGACGTCATCGAACGAGCGGTCCGGCGTGTCATCGAGGAGATGCAGAAGAATCACGGTGAGCAGCTCACGATCGACGACATGGCGCGCACCGCGATGTTCAGCAAATTCCACTTCTCACGCGTCTTCCAGCGGGTGACCGGGCTGTCGCCGGGCCGATTCCTCGCGGCGGTGCGATTGCGAGAGGCCAAGCGGCTGCTCGCCTCCACCTCGTTGAGCATCACGCACATCAGCCACCAGGTCGGCTACTCCAGCGTCGGCACGTTCAGCTCCCGCTTCACGCGCAGCGTGGGCCTTTCCCCCAGCAAATACCGCCAGCTGATGAGCGTCACCGAACAGGACCTCGCGGGAGCGCGGACCCCGGCGTCCGCCGGGCCGACGACGACCCTGCACGGCACCGTCACCTCGCCGCTACCGGACCGGCCGGTCTTCGTGGGCCTGTTCCCCGGCCAGATACTCGAAGGCCGCCCGGCCGGCTATGCCCTGATCCGACGGCCGGGGCCGTACATCATGGAGGGCGCGCCCCAGGGGCACTGGTACCTGATCGCACAGTCCGTGGCCGAGTCCCGCGAGGACGCCGTCCACCACCCGCCCGACGGCGACGGGGCGCTGTGCATCTCCCGCCAGCCGATCACGGTCGGCCCGGGCGGAGGCACGCTGCGTGCCGACATCCGGCTCAAGCCCATGAGCATCCTCGACCCGCCCGTGCTGCTCGCCCTGCGCGACCTGCTCTCCGCCTGGGACGCCGAGGCTCGCGGGCGGTGA
- a CDS encoding sigma-70 family RNA polymerase sigma factor translates to MTDTCEQEFAHFVRQARPMLRRIAFRLSQDWYEADDLVQRTLMTLHRRWAVLDRRDRIEPYARQIMRRLVISDRRAMRWSREVLTGLPPDSASASDPYTLVGERLALMDALARLGPRQRATLFLRFWEDRSVEDTARVMGNESSTVRSQTVRALNALRSALDT, encoded by the coding sequence ATGACTGATACGTGCGAGCAGGAATTCGCGCATTTCGTTCGGCAAGCCAGGCCAATGCTGCGCCGCATCGCGTTCCGGCTCTCCCAGGACTGGTACGAGGCCGACGACCTCGTCCAGCGCACCCTCATGACGCTGCACCGGCGCTGGGCCGTGCTCGACCGGCGCGACCGCATCGAGCCCTACGCGCGCCAGATCATGAGACGCCTGGTCATCAGCGACCGCAGGGCGATGCGCTGGTCCCGCGAGGTGCTCACCGGGCTACCCCCCGACTCGGCCTCGGCCTCGGACCCGTACACCCTGGTGGGCGAACGCCTGGCGCTGATGGACGCGCTGGCCAGGCTCGGACCGCGGCAGCGGGCCACGCTCTTCCTCCGGTTCTGGGAGGACCGCAGCGTCGAGGACACCGCCCGCGTCATGGGCAACGAGTCGTCCACGGTCCGGAGCCAGACGGTTCGGGCGTTGAACGCCCTGCGATCCGCACTCGACACGTAG
- a CDS encoding DUF5987 family protein, with amino-acid sequence MLDETSRATLEAFADTIVPGNKRSPDDRAVAGVSPTGGAVAAGALELIQWDATGITAGLDDYTRSLNDHAREYADQRGLTLDEDVPPFVALPFEERTALVRVLTAPGHPEKSLWVLLALFCYMAYDSAAHLHTADAIAAGHPGLAALGLPAPDADGLWRFSSWSYGRPLARLHPKTTASGSPA; translated from the coding sequence ATGCTGGACGAGACGAGTAGGGCGACGCTGGAGGCGTTCGCGGACACCATCGTGCCCGGGAACAAACGCTCCCCCGACGATCGGGCCGTGGCGGGCGTGAGCCCGACGGGCGGCGCCGTCGCGGCCGGCGCCCTCGAACTGATCCAATGGGACGCCACCGGCATCACCGCGGGCCTGGACGATTACACCCGCTCGCTGAACGATCACGCCCGCGAATACGCCGACCAGCGCGGGTTGACCCTCGACGAGGACGTGCCGCCGTTCGTCGCCCTGCCGTTCGAGGAGCGCACCGCCCTGGTCCGCGTGCTGACCGCGCCCGGTCACCCGGAGAAGTCGCTGTGGGTGCTGCTGGCGCTGTTCTGCTACATGGCCTACGACTCGGCCGCGCATCTGCACACCGCCGACGCCATCGCCGCCGGCCACCCGGGCCTGGCCGCCCTGGGGCTGCCCGCCCCCGACGCCGACGGCCTGTGGCGCTTCTCCTCCTGGTCCTACGGCCGCCCGCTGGCCCGCCTGCACCCCAAAACCACAGCCTCAGGGAGTCCCGCGTGA